The sequence CGTGACAGGGAACGCCGGCGTTGCCGGTGCTTTCGCCATGCCGGATGAATATCGCCCTCATGGTCTGCGGCCCTTGGCGCGGCGCGCGAGCAATTCGGCTCCCGTCTCGCCAGCGCCGATCTTCTGCGCCGCCGCCAGTGCGGCCGCGATCTTCGCCGTATGGGCATCGCTGCGCGCGCTGCGCTCATTCCGTTCCTTCAACAGATCGGAAAACGAGCGGCGGCCGATCAGGCTCATTACAATACCCCTTCGATGCCCTTGCGGCGGATCACGTTCAGGATCGCGAGTGCCGGCCCCTTGGCCTGCTTGGTGCCGCGTTCGAGCTGCGAGATATAACCCGGCGTCAGGTTCGTATATTTGGCCAGGGCGGCCTGACTCAGATGCGCCCGCTTGCGAACGCTGCGGATTTCTTCCGGGCTGATCGGCTCGGCCGAGGGCACCACGTCCGGCCCCAGGTGGCGAACGGTGATCTTCTCATAGGTTTCATCGCCCATCAGGCCGGC is a genomic window of Sphingopyxis sp. DBS4 containing:
- a CDS encoding DNA-binding transcriptional regulator; the protein is MAKKLSKLTEALLETAEDMHRAGLMGDETYEKITVRHLGPDVVPSAEPISPEEIRSVRKRAHLSQAALAKYTNLTPGYISQLERGTKQAKGPALAILNVIRRKGIEGVL